ATGAGATCGTTGGTGCGAGCTTCGCGCCCGACCGACTGAACATCGCGCTCAGTGTGCCTGTGCTGTTGGCTGTGGGGAGCGTACCGCTCACCGCCGCGGCGGTCGCTTGCTACGTGCCAGCTCGCCGCGCAAGCGCGGTGGATCCCATGATTGCTTTGCGCCAGGAATAGGCGGGCATGAGCGAGCAGGAATCCGCAATCGGGCGATCCTCCACAACCGCCGCCGTGCCGTTCATCTCGGTGCACGATTAAATTGAGCGCACGCATTCGTGAGACGCCTTTCTTGGATGCATTAGCATAAGGAGGAATGTTCCGCGCGACGATATTCCCTACACTGGTGGCGTGGCTGCTGATGGCGCCGAGCCTTCTCTCTCGACAGGCACCGCAGCAAGTCACATGGTCATTCGACAGAACTGACGAAATCGGGGGCAACAAGACCAAGCTCGAAGGCAATCCCAAGGTCGTCGACACGCCAATGGGGAAAGCCGTCGAGTTCGACGGCGTAGACGATGCCCTCTGGATCGAGCAGCATCCGCTTGCGGGCGCGTCCACGTTCACCTTCGAAGCGATCTTCAGGCCCGATGGCGGTTCAGCCGAACAGCGGTGGTTTCATCTTGCGGAGCGCGACCCGAAAACGGGATTGCTCGCCAGTCGAGACCGACCCAAGACTGGTCAAGATGCTAACGCGCGGTTCCTGTTCGAAATTCGCGTTCTCAACATGAATCAGTGGTGTCTTGATGCGTTCGTCAATGGACCCGG
The sequence above is a segment of the Luteitalea sp. genome. Coding sequences within it:
- a CDS encoding LamG domain-containing protein — encoded protein: MFRATIFPTLVAWLLMAPSLLSRQAPQQVTWSFDRTDEIGGNKTKLEGNPKVVDTPMGKAVEFDGVDDALWIEQHPLAGASTFTFEAIFRPDGGSAEQRWFHLAERDPKTGLLASRDRPKTGQDANARFLFEIRVLNMNQWCLDAFVNGPGYSKALLFRGKLHSIGHWYHVAQVYDGKWYRSYVNGELQGEAEIAFTPQGPGAASVGTRINRVNHFRGAILLARFTPEALAVSEFLTLPTHRP